One stretch of Syntrophorhabdaceae bacterium DNA includes these proteins:
- a CDS encoding secondary thiamine-phosphate synthase enzyme YjbQ — MNIMNERITFETKGAGDLTDITGELQRLLNKSTLMDGNMTVFVAGSTAGITTFEYEPGMIKDITEFYEKLAPSGVHYHHDDTWGDANGFSHVRAAFTGPSLTLPFEDGRLLLGTWQQVVLAEFDNRPRRRELVVQLMGI, encoded by the coding sequence ATGAACATCATGAACGAGAGAATCACCTTCGAGACAAAGGGAGCGGGCGACCTGACCGACATTACGGGCGAGCTCCAGCGGCTCCTTAACAAATCGACCCTCATGGACGGGAATATGACGGTCTTCGTCGCGGGCTCCACCGCGGGCATCACGACTTTCGAGTACGAGCCGGGCATGATAAAGGACATCACCGAATTTTACGAGAAACTCGCCCCCTCGGGAGTCCATTATCACCATGACGACACGTGGGGAGACGCCAACGGGTTCAGCCACGTCCGCGCTGCCTTCACGGGCCCTTCACTCACCCTGCCTTTCGAGGACGGCAGACTGCTGCTGGGCACATGGCAGCAGGTGGTGCTCGCCGAATTCGACAATAGGCCGAGACGGCGCGAGCTCGTCGTCCAGCTTATGGGGATATAG